The genomic window CGCGTGCCGATGCCGCGCGCCTGGTCGAGCAGATTCTCGGCCATATGTGCGAAGGTCTGTCGAAAGGCGAGAACGTCAAGATTTCCGGGTTCGGCAGCTTCATCCTGCGCGACAAGGGCGAACGGGTCGGCCGCAACCCCAAAACCGGCGTCGAGGTGCC from Sphingomonas sp. includes these protein-coding regions:
- a CDS encoding integration host factor subunit alpha, with protein sequence MSAAGTLTRADLAESLHREVGLSRADAARLVEQILGHMCEGLSKGENVKISGFGSFILRDKGERVGRNPKTGVEVPIAPRRVLTFRASQMMRDRIVSAG